DNA from Lentilitoribacter sp. Alg239-R112:
CATGACTTTTACACCACCGAGGAATGGTTTAAGCACTCGTATCGCTTCAATATAAAGATATTTGACTTTATACATCACCAACATAGACCCAAATGCTTCCGCATCGGTAGATTGTCGCAGTCGATAACTATCTCCCTCCGCTAATTCCTTGTATTCTGCGGGCGAAACACTGTTTTTTACCTTGGCATAGACTTCTCTATGGACAGTTTTGATATCTTTATCACCTTCCACCATTTCGGCGGAGGCAAGATAGGCGATCATATCCCAATTAACGGAAGGCTGCGTGATAGAATAAACTGCTGTGAGCGCAACAAATCCGGCTAGGAACAGAGCCCCCAGCCACGCACTCAATTGACTAAGTTTTTTATCACACCAAATCAAGAGAGGCGTGAAAACACTTCTGACTATATTGCTATTAAACAATCCATTAAACACGATAGATATGATGCTCGCTTGTTTTGCTTATTTAACTTGGCTCGCGACGAAATCTTTAACAATACGAATAATGCCGCGCCCCAGTAGATTGTCTAATGCTGCGATGAACTGATCGACATGGCGTTGCTCACAAATCAACGGAGGTTCAAGGCGGATAACGTTACGATTATATTCTGTAAAGGCAACCAGAACATCATAATCCCGGAGCATCAGCGCACCAATAAATCCTGACAGCGAACCTTTTAGCTTCTCGTCAAGCATTGCCACAACAGGGCGCAAGACAGCAGGTAATGTCTGGCTGAAATCTTGGAATTCAAGACCTACCATAAGCCCCTGCCCGCGAACGTCTTTAATAAGTTTCGGGTATTTTTCCCGAAGCTCTTCAAGACGTCGCAACAGATATGCCCCTGTTTGCGCAGAGTTCTCAATCAATTGCTCATCATAAAGAATGTTGAGGCCTTCAATAGACGTCACACAGGCTTCACCAATACCGCCAAATGTCGCTTGACCATGGATCAACGCCGTTTTTGGTGTGCCATACGCCTTCATGTACACTTCTGTCGTTGCAATCATTGCAGCCATAGCGCATTTACCGCCACCGAGAGATTTTGCCAATGCTGTGACATCAGGCACAACATCAGCATATTCAAAGGCGAAGAATTGACCTGAACGACCCATTCCACATTGCACTTCATCGGCAACCCAAAGCACATTATGTTTATCGCATAACGCGCGCAATTCTTGCCAGAAAGCTGGTTCAGCCTTGATAATACCGCCGCCACCTTGAATGGTTTCAAGCACAATCACACCAATTTCCGGATCGCTTTCGAAGGCATTTCGAATAGCATCAATATCTGCAAACGGCACACGAACGGTATTCTCAATTAATTTAAACTCACCCTTGTAAAGTGGTGAATCAGTCAGCGAGAGTACGCCCTTTGTTTTACCATGAAACGAGTTTTCAGCATAAACGACCTTCGATTTATCAGGTCCAGCGGCACGTTCAGCAACTTTCACCGCTGCTTCCATGGCTTCCGAACCAGATGACCCTAGGAAAACCATATTTAAATCGCCTGGTGCAATTTCAGCCAGATTTTTCGCCAATGCCGCGTTATATTGAGATAAAAATGCCATCGCTATTTCGTGGCGTTTTTCATCTTGAAATTTTTTACGGGCATCTAATATTCGAGGATGGTTGTGACCAAAAGCGAGTGAACCAAATCCACCAAAGAAATCAAGAATTTCACGACCATTCTGATCACGATAAACCATACCCTCGGCACTTTCGATTTTAATTTTGTGAAAACCTAGAAGTTTCATAAAATGCAATTGGCCAGGATTAACATGATCTTTAAAAAGCTCAGTCATATCCGCCAAATTCATCTCTTTAGCATCCTCAACGCTCAGCAAAATCGGCTTTCTCACCTTAACATCCAAAACGGGCATATCGTGTGTTTCAGGATTTTCATTTCTAAGTGCGTTTAGCATTTTGTATCCAATCCTATTCCGCAGGAACTGTATTTAAATTATTTTGTTGTGCGCCAGTCTTCCCAGCACGGTATTCTTTGTAAGCAGCAATCAGCATGTCCATATCATTGTCTTTTGGAACAAAACCCATATCTTTTTTCGCTCGGCCTGTTTCACGAACACACATCTCGTCAGCAATCAAATATTGCTCTGGATCCATGATCGGCATGTTTATTAAATCCAGAAATGCGAGCGTTTTCTTCACCGCAAAACCCGGCGTTGGGAGTAGAATTGAATGCGAGCCTGCATGCTGAATCAACCCACCCAATAATTCTCTCACTGATGGTGGATTAAGTGAACCTAAATTATACTCCCCATTCGGAAAACCGGCTTTCCATGCCAATCTTGCCGCTTCTGCGCAATCATAAACAGAAATAAACTGGTAAGGCGCTTTGCCAGAGCCAATCATCGGAACTGGCAAATTCAAATCAATCAACTTGAATAGTTTTTCCAAAATACCAAGGCGACCAGGGCCGATGATCAAGCGCGGGCGGAAGATTGAGATATCCATGCCGCGATCCCGCCATCTATGACATTCCTGCTCAGTTGCCCATTTGGATGCACCATATTCACCAAGTGGAGCAATTGGGTGATCCTCAGTTTGAGGACTAACAATTGTATGTCCATACACCATATCCGTGGTGAATTGAACAAACTTGGACGCTCCAGCCTTATCCATAGATTTCATTATATTGCCGGCACCGTGAAAGTTCACAGGCCAAAAGAAATCGTATCTTTTAGAGCGAATTTGCAATGGCGAGAGCATAGTTGCCGCCATATTATAAATCACATCATCCGCATCAATCTTAAGTTTTGAAAACTGCGTTTCGTCGGTAATATCAAGTTGTATATGTTCAACATTCGAATAGTGAGTGTGGTCGCTATTTTTGACATCGACAACAACAACTTCTTGTCCGTCTTCAAGTAATTTTGGTGCAAGGTGAGAGCCGACAAACCCATCACCACCGAAAATAATATGTTTCATAATTACGATCTCTCTCCAGAGTAATCTTGAATAAGTTCCGCGCTGTCAGAAGCAACTTCTGATTTTCCTGATTTATCAGATTGCGCGATTAAAACCGTGCCCAAGCAAATGAAGGCGATACCGGCGATACGCCAGTTGTTGATATCTTCGCTGAATAAGAAATATGCGAAGATTGCGACCGCCACATAAGCAAGGCTTAGAAACGGATATGCGAATGACAGATCAACTTTTGACAATACAAATAAATGCGAGGCCATCGAGATTACAAACATACATAATCCAGCAAATACCCACGGCTGAAAAACAATCTGCAATATACGCCATATTGCATTTTCAGCAGAAATGTTAAGCGGACCAATCATCGTCATGCCCTGCTTGAGCATGAGCTGTGCAGCAGCATTGGTCACCACTGTGAATAATATAAACCAGATAAACTTCATGTTCTGTCCCGTATTCTTGTCCCACGTTTGTGATAACAGGCAAAAATGAATCTGGCGTTCAATGCTATGGCTAATTTTTATTAAACTTTTATCAATGTGGCTGAGAAGCCAGCTATTTCAACGTTAAAGCAGTTCTGCGCCAGAAGTCCGAGCAAATTTTCTGATCTCTGTGAGCTTCTAACTCACGCCAATTGGGAAAAGATTGCGCAAATGTTTCAGCACTCATTCGATGATCTTTATATGGATTAACAGCGCCACCGGCTTTCAGCACAATTTCGTCAAGAGCATCTAACAATTGAAGCGTTTTCACCCCCTGATTTGCAAAATCAAGCGTTAGGGTAAAACCTTCTCGCGGAAATGAAAATAATGCGGGTGTTGTTTGAGCACCAAAGCTCTTCAGTACCGTTAAAAATGATCCATGATTAAAGCGCTTTGCACATTCCAATAATTCGATTGTTGTTTCTCTTGCAGCAGCCTTTGGATAAACACTTTGATGTTGATACAAACCTTTTGGGCCATACAAACGGTTCCAACCCTTAATCGCATCAAGGGGATAAAAGTAACTCTGCCAAGGCTCTATGCTTTCACTAAGGCCATTGGAGAAACTGTGATAATATACAAAATTAAATGCCGCTAGGCTCCATCGGTTAATCAGGTTTATAGGAGAGGTAAATGGCACAGAAAGTTTCGCATCTTTAGGCTCATCTGCTTGTCTCTCTCCGGCCATAGCATGCCCCTCTTCAACCGAAGCATGGTTGCCGGCCATAAGAACCCCTCGCCCAAATGATGTCCCACGGGCCAACTGATCAATCCATGCGACCGAATATTCGTGCGCATCGTCTATGACTTCTACATTTTCAAAATATTCATCCAGGTTGTTAAACCGAAGTGTTTTTTGATTAACGTCAAATGACGAAACTTCCATAAGCCTAAGGCAAACTCTCGTAATAACGCCAGTCAGCCCCATACCACCAATTGTTGCAGCAAAAATTTCGGAGTTTTCTTCTGGCGAACAGTGCATCAATGCAGATCGATCACTTCGCAAAAGATCGAAAGATAAAACTGAGCGTCCAAATGTCCCGCGCGCATGATGGTTTTTGCCGTGCACATCGTTTGCAATTGCTCCACCCAATGTAACAAAGGAAGTTCCCGGCGTGACTTCTAGAAAATATCCGAATGGACGAGTAAACTTTAAAACATCACGCAATAAAACGCCTGCATCTGCAAATAACAAACCAGTCTTTGCATCAAAATGATGAATATGCGCATCGTTTTGCATAGGAAGCAAAACACCGCTGTCATTGAGACAAGTGTCACCATAAGATCGGCCATTCCCAAACGGAAGAAATGAGCCTTGAGATGTTGGGAACTGATCCACTGATGCAAGATCACGTTGAACTCGGCTTATATTGCCCCAGCTCGTAAAGTTGTTGTCGTGAGTAGGCTCCACTGATTACACCATAGCGATTAAGAGTAACGCCCCGCCCATCACCATTGTCAGCTGACTACGCCAATCTCGCATGATAAAAACAACTGGATCTTCATGCACCTGTCCCCGACCAGCCAATATCCAAATGCGCAATTGCATATATAAGATGATTGGCACTAAAGGCCAAATCATCCACGGGTTAGAATACATTCCAATAACTTCATTACTATTTATATAAAGTGCTAAAACCATTGTTGCGGCAAAGGCAGATGAAATTCCGCCTTGAATAAGCATATTTGTATCAACACCCGAATAACCGCGCCCGACGACATTTGAATTATCATCATCGTCCAGCTCTGAGACCTCGACATAACGCTTTACCAATGCGAGTGATAAGAAAAAGAAAATTGAAAACGCAAGAAGCCAGAAGGATAATTCGCTGAATGTTGCCACAGCTCCCGCTATAATTCGAATAGTATACAATCCCGCCAATGTGAACACATCAACGAGCAATTTACGTTTTAAAACAAAAGTATATGCCGTCGTCACAACAGCGTAAAGCGCAAGAACCAGTATAAATTGAACTGGAAGCAGACTGGCCAATGCGATGGATGCAGCAACGAGCGCAAACCAGGTCATTGCCGCAACAGGTATCGATAATGCTCCACTAGCTAGGGGGCGATATCGCTTTTTTGCATGCGCTCGATCGGCTTTTAAATCAGATAAATCATTGACGATATATACCGATGATGCAAAAAAACTGAACGAGAAAAATGCTATGATGGCAGCTACTACAGCCTGCATCTCGAACAAATTGTGATCAAGTACAAGCGGAACACCGATGAGCATATTCTTCGCCCATTGATGAACACGAATTGATTTAAAGATCGTGTTTGGGCTCGGCAACGGAACATTGATTTCTTCACCATCATTCAGTTCTTGCCAGCGACGGGCAGCACTATCAGGTGATACGACAATACCCTTTCTGGCAACGTCAAATACAACGACATCGTCTCGACTATTCCCAATGTAGTCAAACCCGGCTTCGCCAAATTCTGTAACAAGTTTAGCAGCCTTGCGATGTGATGTGAGGTTTTCTTGTTCATTACTATGAAAAACTCCATCGAAAATTCCAAGATGATTTGATAGCTCTAATGCCGTCGCTTTAGCTGCCCCGGTAACAAGATAGGCCTTTCGACCACTCTGCTTGGCGGCTTCGATGTAATCTAGCACTTCTTTGCGTAGCGGCCAGTCTTGCGCAGAGCTATCGGTGTAAGATGCAACTTTCTGTTTAAGATATGCTTTTCCCTTGAAAACCCAAAAAGCTACATGAAACAGGAGATACGGACGTTTTAGCAAAAGCGTAGCCAAGCCTTCCCAAAGCGTATCTGTGGCCACCAACGTGCCATCTAAATCAACACATAAGGGAACATGTTTTACATCAACACTAAAATCCATAACCTGGCTCTCAATCAATAAATCTTGCTGAAAGTTACAGAATTGGAGCTTAAATTCTCTTAAAGGGCGGATTTCTCATCCCAAAAACCATCAAGTTGGTTAAAATACTCCTACTCGCCTCAAGCGGAGTAAGATATTTTAGGATTTTTTAAAAACCCAATTCAATGTCTGCCGCCAGTCAATCATTCGAATTGGTGTGCCGTGACGACCTGTATTGAACAGGATCAATTTTATCGGATAACGTGAAGTTCGCGACTTTATGCGCTGATAAACTGCCTGCACACCTCTCCAATCATACACAACATCATCATTACCATGCGCTAATATGATAGGAAGTCCAACACTTACCGCGTGTGATGTCGCCAATTTCGGATCCGGAATAGCCCCCAATAAAACAATCCCGGAAAGCCTAGCGACATCATTGTGATCATGCGCAAGCTTGTTACAAATTTGGCCGCCCATTGATGCGCAAACTATGATGATATTCGGGACTTTTTTCTCGTCATGAAGATAACGAATAAGGGCTCTGGCATCCGCTATACCACTTTTGGAGAACTCTCTAATTGTTTGCGTGAGATATAAGCCATTATTTCGGACCGCGAGATTCTTCAGTCTGTTAAAATTCCCACCAAAAGTATAATCCTTCAAACCCAACTTCCGATCACCATCACGACCATGAATGAATAATACAGCAAACTTCGGCGCACCCTTTTTTGCGACAAATCCAATCTCTATATTTCGTCCAGCATATTGGAATTCCTGATATGTTTGAAAACGGCGCAAACCTAGCTTAACATATTTCTGCTTAACTTTTCGAATAGGGACTTGATCACGTTTATGTATATTAATTTGCTTGTCATATTTTACGAGCAAATAGTCTCCGTTATCTTTGGATGATAGAATTTCCGGATATGCGAATAACTTGTCTTTGAATGGCTTGAGTTCAAGCGCATTGCTTAAAGAAATCATCCCAAACAGCAGAACAAGGGTGGATATAGGCACCAACTGCAATAAAAAGCGTTTAATTCTTGTCAGCATCTGCATGACACTCCAGACAAAGCAGGTTCATTTCGATACATTATCGGTTAAATTAGATGATTCGAACAGAAGAATTACGGCAATTATATGGACAATTCCGACGACCTTTTTTCAACTATGGGCTCTACACCTGAACCAAAGCCCGAAACTGCGGCTAAACAAGCTAATCCTGCACCTGCAATCCAGGCCGCTGTTAAGCCTGATGCATCACAGAGCCTGAAGCCCAAAAAAGCTGCTTCACCAAAAAAAACCAACGAAGATGGTGATTATGGTGCCGACGCTATTGAGGTGCTTGAAGGATTGGAACCGGTGCGCTTGCGCCCAGGTATGTATATTGGCGGCACTGACATTAATGCACTACACCATCTTTTTGCTGAAATCATCGATAACTCTATGGATGAGGCAGTTGCAGGGCATGCAAGCTTTATCGAAGTTGAACTGGATGAAAATGGCTACGTATCAGTTAGCGACAATGGTCGCGGCATCCCCGTTGAGGACCACCCAAAACACCCTGGAAAATCAACTCTTGAAGTTGTTCTGACCATTCTTCATGCTGGCG
Protein-coding regions in this window:
- a CDS encoding aspartate aminotransferase family protein, translating into MPVLDVKVRKPILLSVEDAKEMNLADMTELFKDHVNPGQLHFMKLLGFHKIKIESAEGMVYRDQNGREILDFFGGFGSLAFGHNHPRILDARKKFQDEKRHEIAMAFLSQYNAALAKNLAEIAPGDLNMVFLGSSGSEAMEAAVKVAERAAGPDKSKVVYAENSFHGKTKGVLSLTDSPLYKGEFKLIENTVRVPFADIDAIRNAFESDPEIGVIVLETIQGGGGIIKAEPAFWQELRALCDKHNVLWVADEVQCGMGRSGQFFAFEYADVVPDVTALAKSLGGGKCAMAAMIATTEVYMKAYGTPKTALIHGQATFGGIGEACVTSIEGLNILYDEQLIENSAQTGAYLLRRLEELREKYPKLIKDVRGQGLMVGLEFQDFSQTLPAVLRPVVAMLDEKLKGSLSGFIGALMLRDYDVLVAFTEYNRNVIRLEPPLICEQRHVDQFIAALDNLLGRGIIRIVKDFVASQVK
- a CDS encoding UbiA family prenyltransferase; amino-acid sequence: MDFSVDVKHVPLCVDLDGTLVATDTLWEGLATLLLKRPYLLFHVAFWVFKGKAYLKQKVASYTDSSAQDWPLRKEVLDYIEAAKQSGRKAYLVTGAAKATALELSNHLGIFDGVFHSNEQENLTSHRKAAKLVTEFGEAGFDYIGNSRDDVVVFDVARKGIVVSPDSAARRWQELNDGEEINVPLPSPNTIFKSIRVHQWAKNMLIGVPLVLDHNLFEMQAVVAAIIAFFSFSFFASSVYIVNDLSDLKADRAHAKKRYRPLASGALSIPVAAMTWFALVAASIALASLLPVQFILVLALYAVVTTAYTFVLKRKLLVDVFTLAGLYTIRIIAGAVATFSELSFWLLAFSIFFFLSLALVKRYVEVSELDDDDNSNVVGRGYSGVDTNMLIQGGISSAFAATMVLALYINSNEVIGMYSNPWMIWPLVPIILYMQLRIWILAGRGQVHEDPVVFIMRDWRSQLTMVMGGALLLIAMV
- a CDS encoding alpha/beta hydrolase — its product is MLTRIKRFLLQLVPISTLVLLFGMISLSNALELKPFKDKLFAYPEILSSKDNGDYLLVKYDKQINIHKRDQVPIRKVKQKYVKLGLRRFQTYQEFQYAGRNIEIGFVAKKGAPKFAVLFIHGRDGDRKLGLKDYTFGGNFNRLKNLAVRNNGLYLTQTIREFSKSGIADARALIRYLHDEKKVPNIIIVCASMGGQICNKLAHDHNDVARLSGIVLLGAIPDPKLATSHAVSVGLPIILAHGNDDVVYDWRGVQAVYQRIKSRTSRYPIKLILFNTGRHGTPIRMIDWRQTLNWVFKKS
- a CDS encoding NAD(P)-dependent oxidoreductase; the protein is MKHIIFGGDGFVGSHLAPKLLEDGQEVVVVDVKNSDHTHYSNVEHIQLDITDETQFSKLKIDADDVIYNMAATMLSPLQIRSKRYDFFWPVNFHGAGNIMKSMDKAGASKFVQFTTDMVYGHTIVSPQTEDHPIAPLGEYGASKWATEQECHRWRDRGMDISIFRPRLIIGPGRLGILEKLFKLIDLNLPVPMIGSGKAPYQFISVYDCAEAARLAWKAGFPNGEYNLGSLNPPSVRELLGGLIQHAGSHSILLPTPGFAVKKTLAFLDLINMPIMDPEQYLIADEMCVRETGRAKKDMGFVPKDNDMDMLIAAYKEYRAGKTGAQQNNLNTVPAE
- a CDS encoding FAD-binding oxidoreductase, giving the protein MEPTHDNNFTSWGNISRVQRDLASVDQFPTSQGSFLPFGNGRSYGDTCLNDSGVLLPMQNDAHIHHFDAKTGLLFADAGVLLRDVLKFTRPFGYFLEVTPGTSFVTLGGAIANDVHGKNHHARGTFGRSVLSFDLLRSDRSALMHCSPEENSEIFAATIGGMGLTGVITRVCLRLMEVSSFDVNQKTLRFNNLDEYFENVEVIDDAHEYSVAWIDQLARGTSFGRGVLMAGNHASVEEGHAMAGERQADEPKDAKLSVPFTSPINLINRWSLAAFNFVYYHSFSNGLSESIEPWQSYFYPLDAIKGWNRLYGPKGLYQHQSVYPKAAARETTIELLECAKRFNHGSFLTVLKSFGAQTTPALFSFPREGFTLTLDFANQGVKTLQLLDALDEIVLKAGGAVNPYKDHRMSAETFAQSFPNWRELEAHRDQKICSDFWRRTALTLK
- a CDS encoding transporter, which translates into the protein MKFIWFILFTVVTNAAAQLMLKQGMTMIGPLNISAENAIWRILQIVFQPWVFAGLCMFVISMASHLFVLSKVDLSFAYPFLSLAYVAVAIFAYFLFSEDINNWRIAGIAFICLGTVLIAQSDKSGKSEVASDSAELIQDYSGERS